One window from the genome of Brachyspira hampsonii encodes:
- a CDS encoding methyl-accepting chemotaxis protein: MKLNSLTFKIPLIMGLSITLSIFVITVIMFLISLKSVDIAAQNGFETTAVAYESTVNLWIEEQQSRVDSFSTNESIINYLLDRTEENTQIAVDSLSAFKNYRKSSLHFVILDTEGKVLLDSEGGSLMNYNHGSDSDFYSYRNNTKNERIWISKSSITGKPVFKMYSDINDANGNIIGVLSYHIDWADFIGHSISNYKYGETGNIVIIDENKNIIASKDETKVLTSLSQFEPLKDIEELKTGIKHYKDKDGKLYMLYFNTIIYPYWYIVVTIAESELYNPVKFMLILPIVVGIVLSIISIIVIWLFCKYVMYPIKEAVKEAESISNGDLTSVISDKYLKRKDEIGDILNSFNKMKKVIKDIIKVVNSNISQTKRTAYSLYYSNKDLSARTISQASDINETTEFMKNISMAIDESTSNMKTMSESMMDARDEINNAGAIIFDTAKNTELVFESSKKIGDIIKIIEDIAFQTNILALNASVEAARAGEQGRGFAVVASEVRNLAQSTSESAKNITLLIEDSNDKIKKATDSANMSQKLFVEIEKKIENTTNIMQDMVVRIDRQHEDVSKINNSMLSIDVKTKDNANLVELMKNSSSELEKQTNNFFSAISFFKTGVHHIDWSDNYNTNNAHIDEQHMKLINFINDIYSAIYENDKDRVKNIFNMTLDYTKYHFSDEEKLQNANSNKYKKIKEHFEQHRSFENLVDKKIKELNNANDWKNTAMDMANILSKWLIQHIGVWDKEFVKIAGI, translated from the coding sequence ATGAAACTTAATAGTTTAACATTTAAAATACCGCTTATTATGGGACTTTCTATTACATTATCAATATTTGTAATAACTGTTATAATGTTTTTAATATCATTGAAGTCCGTTGATATAGCGGCTCAAAATGGATTTGAAACTACAGCCGTTGCTTATGAAAGTACGGTTAATCTATGGATAGAAGAACAACAATCAAGGGTAGATTCTTTTTCTACAAATGAAAGTATTATCAATTATTTATTAGATAGGACAGAAGAAAATACTCAAATAGCAGTTGATAGTCTTTCAGCATTTAAAAATTATAGGAAATCCTCACTTCATTTTGTAATTTTAGATACAGAGGGAAAAGTTTTGCTGGATTCAGAAGGCGGCAGCTTAATGAATTATAATCATGGCTCTGATTCTGATTTTTATTCTTATAGAAATAATACCAAAAATGAAAGAATATGGATTTCTAAGTCGTCTATAACAGGAAAGCCTGTGTTTAAAATGTATTCGGATATAAATGATGCTAATGGTAATATAATTGGAGTATTATCATATCATATTGATTGGGCTGATTTTATAGGACATTCTATATCTAATTATAAATATGGGGAAACAGGAAATATCGTCATAATAGATGAAAATAAGAATATAATAGCTTCTAAAGATGAAACTAAAGTATTAACTAGTCTTTCCCAATTTGAACCTTTAAAAGATATTGAAGAGCTAAAAACAGGAATAAAACATTATAAAGATAAAGACGGCAAACTTTATATGCTTTATTTTAATACTATTATTTATCCTTATTGGTATATAGTGGTAACTATAGCTGAAAGTGAACTTTACAATCCTGTTAAGTTTATGCTTATACTTCCTATTGTAGTAGGAATAGTTCTTAGTATTATTTCTATAATTGTAATTTGGTTATTCTGTAAGTATGTTATGTATCCTATCAAAGAAGCAGTTAAAGAGGCAGAAAGCATTTCTAATGGTGATTTAACTAGTGTTATATCAGATAAATATTTAAAAAGAAAAGATGAAATAGGTGATATTTTAAATAGCTTTAATAAGATGAAAAAAGTTATAAAGGATATCATTAAAGTAGTAAACTCAAATATTTCTCAGACAAAAAGAACTGCATACAGCCTCTATTATTCTAATAAAGATTTATCTGCTAGAACAATATCTCAGGCTTCAGATATAAATGAAACAACAGAGTTTATGAAAAATATTTCTATGGCTATAGATGAATCTACAAGTAATATGAAAACTATGAGCGAAAGCATGATGGATGCTAGAGATGAAATAAATAATGCCGGAGCTATAATATTTGATACGGCTAAAAATACTGAACTTGTATTTGAATCTAGTAAGAAGATAGGTGATATTATAAAAATTATTGAAGATATAGCTTTTCAGACTAATATATTGGCATTAAATGCTTCTGTAGAGGCTGCTAGGGCTGGAGAGCAGGGAAGGGGATTTGCTGTTGTTGCTTCTGAGGTTAGAAATTTAGCACAAAGCACTTCGGAATCTGCTAAAAATATCACTTTGCTTATAGAAGATAGTAATGATAAAATAAAAAAAGCTACTGATTCTGCTAATATGTCGCAAAAATTATTTGTGGAGATAGAAAAGAAAATAGAAAATACGACTAATATAATGCAGGATATGGTTGTAAGGATAGACAGACAGCATGAAGATGTTTCTAAAATTAATAATTCTATGCTCAGTATAGATGTTAAAACTAAAGATAATGCCAATTTAGTAGAGCTTATGAAAAATTCGTCTTCAGAGTTAGAAAAGCAAACTAATAATTTCTTTAGTGCTATAAGTTTCTTTAAAACAGGTGTTCATCATATAGATTGGTCGGATAATTATAATACTAATAATGCTCATATAGATGAACAGCATATGAAATTGATTAACTTTATTAATGATATATACTCTGCTATATATGAAAATGATAAAGACAGAGTGAAAAATATTTTTAATATGACTTTAGATTATACTAAATACCATTTTTCCGATGAAGAGAAACTTCAAAATGCTAATTCTAATAAATATAAAAAGATTAAGGAACATTTTGAACAGCATAGAAGTTTTGAAAATTTAGTTGATAAGAAAATTAAAGAGCTAAATAATGCTAATGATTGGAAAAATACGGCTATGGATATGGCAAATATTTTGAGTAAATGGCTTATTCAGCATATAGGAGTTTGGGATAAAGAATTTGTAAAAATAGCTGGAATATAG
- a CDS encoding AMP-dependent synthetase/ligase, whose amino-acid sequence MKNYTSIPSAFFETVKKMPQSPAYRYRDNNEEKFTITYKKLYDKINAIAKAFDVKGLSKKHVAIFSENRIEWFISDMALLALGSADVPRGIDSTSDELNYIIEHSEAQAALVENEYVFNKIEKHHKDLSLIVFLDSSKHDPDNNIYSFEKLLELGEESLNGDEEFAVKKASKLTNESTATIIYTSGTTGKPKGVILTHGNILHNIRVLPDIIKLHPGEKLLTILPIWHIYERTISYVTSITGCFTAITNKRYLKNDFTEEKPDIFISVPAIWVNIYNTVMKNIDRKGTIARNLAKFFIKRSLKYIRSLRFQNDLVYLLGEESKTHKKSEYSIGIFDPIYHKMAKKMVYSKILELTGGKMRLTISGGGALPMYIEDFVEAVGINLVVGWGITETSPVVTLRSPYKNYRGTCGAPIPEVKIEIRDKEGNICKDGVMGVCYIKGPNIFKEYYKDPELTKQAKVDGFFNSGDLGAYTQQGEIVLTGRAKETIVLLTGENVEPQPIENKALESPYIYQIMLIGQDKASTGAIIVINKENIKEYFDKHKIPYDENTLSSSRDVYKLIREELDNLINYKNGFRPYESIAKMIITDEEFTIENGLLTQSLKIKRANVMEAYKDKIDSLYDRIK is encoded by the coding sequence ATGAAAAATTATACATCTATACCTAGTGCATTTTTTGAAACAGTAAAAAAAATGCCTCAAAGTCCTGCTTACAGATACAGAGATAATAACGAAGAAAAATTTACAATCACATATAAAAAACTTTATGATAAAATAAATGCTATTGCTAAGGCATTTGATGTTAAAGGATTATCAAAAAAACATGTAGCAATATTCTCAGAAAATAGAATAGAATGGTTTATATCAGATATGGCGCTTTTAGCATTAGGTTCTGCTGATGTTCCAAGAGGCATAGACTCTACATCTGATGAATTAAATTACATAATAGAGCATAGCGAAGCACAAGCTGCTCTAGTAGAAAATGAATATGTTTTTAACAAGATAGAAAAACATCATAAAGATCTATCATTAATAGTTTTTCTTGACAGTTCTAAACATGATCCTGATAATAATATATATTCTTTTGAAAAGCTTTTAGAACTTGGTGAAGAGAGTTTAAACGGAGATGAAGAGTTTGCTGTAAAAAAAGCATCAAAATTAACTAATGAAAGTACAGCAACTATAATATATACTTCCGGAACCACAGGAAAACCAAAAGGCGTCATACTCACACATGGAAATATACTTCATAATATAAGAGTGCTTCCGGATATAATAAAATTACATCCGGGAGAGAAACTTCTCACTATACTTCCTATTTGGCATATATACGAGAGAACAATATCTTATGTAACATCAATAACAGGTTGTTTTACAGCTATTACAAATAAGAGATATTTAAAAAATGATTTCACAGAAGAAAAACCTGATATATTTATTTCCGTACCTGCAATATGGGTTAATATATATAATACGGTAATGAAAAACATAGACAGAAAAGGTACAATAGCTAGAAATCTTGCAAAATTTTTCATAAAAAGATCTTTAAAATATATAAGAAGCCTAAGGTTTCAGAATGATTTAGTTTATTTATTAGGAGAAGAATCTAAAACCCACAAAAAATCAGAATACAGTATAGGAATATTTGATCCTATTTACCATAAAATGGCAAAAAAAATGGTATATAGTAAAATATTAGAATTAACAGGCGGCAAAATGCGTCTTACTATATCAGGAGGCGGAGCTTTACCTATGTACATAGAAGACTTTGTTGAAGCGGTAGGAATAAATTTGGTTGTAGGATGGGGTATAACAGAAACTTCTCCTGTTGTTACATTGAGATCCCCTTATAAAAATTACAGAGGAACTTGCGGTGCTCCAATACCAGAGGTAAAAATAGAAATTAGAGATAAAGAAGGAAATATATGTAAAGACGGAGTTATGGGAGTATGCTATATAAAAGGTCCTAATATTTTTAAAGAATATTATAAAGATCCTGAATTAACTAAACAGGCAAAAGTTGATGGATTCTTTAATTCAGGAGACTTAGGGGCATATACTCAGCAAGGTGAAATAGTATTAACAGGAAGAGCAAAAGAAACAATAGTTCTGCTTACAGGTGAAAATGTGGAGCCTCAGCCTATAGAAAATAAAGCATTGGAATCACCTTATATTTATCAAATAATGCTTATAGGACAGGATAAAGCTTCAACAGGAGCTATTATAGTTATAAATAAAGAAAATATAAAAGAATATTTTGATAAACATAAAATTCCTTATGATGAAAATACCCTCTCCTCTTCAAGAGATGTTTATAAATTAATAAGAGAAGAATTAGATAATTTAATTAATTATAAGAACGGATTCAGACCTTATGAATCTATAGCAAAAATGATAATTACAGATGAAGAGTTTACAATAGAAAATGGGCTTTTAACTCAGTCTTTAAAAATAAAAAGAGCTAATGTTATGGAAGCATATAAAGATAAAATAGATTCTTTATATGACAGAATTAAATAA
- a CDS encoding flagellin — MIITNNINAIRANRYLKFNSTEHKKKFPSLFAGDKGPLVQRRYILRAEKNTQDGISFIQTADGYLDETINILQRIRELSVKSANGIYNNSDRAYIQAEVSSLIDEIDRVASQAQFNTLNIFTGRFSNTVNASASMWIHIGPSRDQRKRIYIATMTANSLKLKNELNSYISVSSVSKANRTIGIIDEAIGYVIKQRSDLGAYKNRFNTYIQGLMTSYENVIAYGSKKMDRDVAEASIFEAISSIKSQSALAMLVHSNNLPKDALNLLR; from the coding sequence ATGATAATAACAAATAATATTAATGCAATTAGAGCAAACAGATATTTAAAATTTAATTCAACTGAACATAAGAAAAAATTTCCTAGTTTATTTGCAGGTGATAAGGGACCTTTAGTGCAGAGGAGATATATACTTCGTGCCGAAAAAAATACTCAGGATGGAATATCATTTATACAGACAGCTGACGGATATTTGGATGAAACAATAAATATATTGCAGCGTATTAGAGAATTATCTGTAAAATCTGCAAATGGAATATACAATAATTCTGACAGGGCATATATTCAGGCAGAAGTATCAAGTTTAATAGATGAAATAGATAGGGTAGCTAGTCAGGCACAATTTAATACTTTAAATATCTTTACAGGAAGATTTTCAAACACTGTTAATGCATCAGCAAGTATGTGGATTCATATAGGACCAAGCAGAGATCAGAGAAAAAGAATTTATATTGCTACAATGACAGCCAATTCTTTGAAATTGAAAAATGAACTCAATAGTTATATTTCTGTATCTTCTGTAAGTAAAGCAAATAGAACTATAGGAATAATAGATGAAGCTATCGGATATGTTATTAAACAAAGATCTGATTTAGGAGCTTATAAAAATAGATTTAATACATATATTCAAGGACTTATGACTTCTTATGAGAATGTCATTGCTTACGGCAGTAAAAAAATGGATAGAGATGTAGCTGAAGCTTCTATTTTTGAAGCTATAAGTTCAATAAAATCTCAGTCTGCTTTAGCTATGCTTGTACATTCTAATAATCTACCTAAAGATGCTTTGAATTTATTAAGATAG
- a CDS encoding glycosyltransferase family 4 protein, producing MNNYNIKKLAILHPTFGYNGGAENVILSFSKYCHNLNIEITIYTYKLRNNIPNYIKQIKTDIKLNPFIFNKVSKFLANELKNYDAVLIHNFPASIFFGFASKYAQKNNIKLPKSFWYCHEPSVRLYGYDDKSYKKLQNTWDIIARYTMYLDRLGIDKINYIMSNSIRTKEAVKRVYDREAEVIYPCISDIENIMPISEGKYFLYIGRIEKPKNLEKAIIAFKSFIEKIEDKELKFIIAGKGRHENYLKKLTEKINMHNNIIFKGFVTDEEKRELMNKSYALIMPAVNEPFGLTVIEALYSSCISIISNKSGVYEAVKDLSINCDMENIDEIENSILLAYNDKNIKNNIINASKSILNVFTVSSYSENVIKYISNRL from the coding sequence ATGAATAACTATAATATAAAAAAATTAGCTATACTTCATCCGACTTTCGGATATAATGGCGGTGCTGAAAATGTAATACTTTCATTTTCAAAGTATTGTCATAATTTAAATATAGAAATAACTATATATACATATAAGCTAAGAAATAATATTCCAAATTATATAAAACAGATAAAAACAGATATAAAATTAAATCCTTTTATTTTTAATAAAGTTTCCAAATTTCTAGCAAATGAATTAAAGAATTATGATGCTGTTTTAATACATAATTTTCCGGCATCTATATTCTTTGGCTTTGCATCAAAATATGCACAAAAAAATAATATTAAACTTCCAAAAAGTTTTTGGTATTGTCATGAGCCTAGTGTAAGACTTTACGGATATGATGATAAAAGCTATAAAAAACTTCAAAACACATGGGATATAATTGCAAGATATACAATGTATTTAGATAGATTAGGAATAGATAAAATAAATTATATAATGTCAAACAGCATAAGAACTAAAGAGGCAGTAAAAAGAGTTTATGATAGAGAAGCTGAAGTCATATATCCTTGCATATCTGATATAGAAAATATTATGCCTATCAGTGAAGGAAAATATTTTCTATACATAGGAAGAATAGAAAAACCTAAAAACTTGGAAAAGGCTATTATTGCCTTTAAATCATTTATTGAAAAAATAGAAGATAAAGAATTAAAATTTATAATAGCAGGAAAAGGCAGACATGAAAACTATTTAAAAAAACTAACAGAAAAAATAAATATGCATAATAATATTATATTTAAAGGTTTTGTAACTGATGAAGAAAAGAGAGAATTGATGAATAAAAGCTATGCTTTAATAATGCCAGCTGTTAATGAACCATTTGGTCTTACTGTGATAGAAGCATTGTACTCTTCATGTATATCTATAATATCAAATAAATCAGGGGTATATGAAGCAGTTAAAGATTTGTCTATTAATTGCGATATGGAAAATATAGATGAAATAGAGAACTCTATACTACTTGCATATAATGATAAAAATATAAAAAATAATATTATAAACGCTTCAAAATCTATATTAAATGTATTTACAGTATCATCATATAGTGAAAATGTAATAAAATATATATCAAATCGCTTGTAA